The sequence ATGCCTTCTTCATCTTCTCTATTGGGAAAGAATGCTCCGCAATATCATCAAGACTTGCTAGGATGTTACGTTCCGTGGGACCTGAAAAGGTAATAAGTGATAATtattttgacaatgttatgacgaaattcatgatcaataacaggacacaCGCATGAACGcatgacgtcaatttgttaattttcaatCAACCGTTCATCAATTTTAATCACAGAGGGTATAATAATCAATGAATAATCACAAAAGGCAGTGAAAAGGACACAGAAAATATATAATGTGCTCAAGAAAAGTAAATAGTTTTGTGCAAATTCGCTGTTAATAGGTAATTACATAGAATAAAAGCTGATCAAGGCTTAGCCTGATTACAatcatttcttgccttttaacTCCTTTGCCTCACAAATTGCAAGATTATGAAAATATAAGGTTTAAAACGCTTTAACGTGAAATACGCTACCTAGAAATTTCTCGCAATGTCAAACTTCTCTTCAGGGAGAAAACATAAGAATCTTTTTTCAAGTTTCGCAACAGCTAATCATACTAGGCTTACCTTTTTAGAGAAGCTACTTGGCGGGGTAAGCAAGAAGCAGCCAGTATCATCATCATCCACTTGATGTGAGAGCACATCGGTTGACGATGGCATTTGCAAACGGCGATTCGCTGAAGTTTTCAGAGGAGTCGCAGTGATTTCAGAATACCCTTGCTCGTGCCGATGGCTTGATCTTCGCAAACGCTAAGGTCAAGGCTGTTTATAAAGCATCTTAGACGTTCAAATATGTTGCCATGGAATAATTGCGAATCCGGTGCATGGCGCAGGAATATCGCTATTAACCCAAACGAGAAAGATTTCATCTTCTGAAGACGCTTTCCCATGAACGGACCTCCATGAACGGACCTCCATCTACTGTCTGTAGTGCACTTCGCTTAATTCTTACAATATCCTCTGGGAAACGTGTCGGTAGCTTATTTctcgaaaaatattttgttggacGCTCGCCACATACTCTATTGCTTAGTACGTTCCACGTTTTCCTAGGATCTAACAACTGCCGACTCTTAACCCAAGAAAAGGGTTTAGAACCCTTTCTCTGTGCCATAGACCCGCGTAAGCGGTTTCCTCCACGTAAATTGCCCTGTGACCTCAAATAAAGTAAACTGAGACAACGCAACTGTTTCCTCAAATGACAGAAACGCATGCCATTCGTCAGACGAAATTCCGATAGTTGACGTTTTAATCCTATTACCATTCGACGTTGACAGAAGTTTAAGCACTGACAAAAccacaaatttaattaattgcgACATTGGTTACTTACAGTTCAGACCCACTTGCGTCTCGTCATGAAGCAACACGTTAAAGCACGTCTGCAGAAGCGTAATGGAGATGAGCTAATTCTCCATATGCCAACTGCTCGTTTCAAACATGAACTTGTTTTACGGCAGCACAGTTATGGTTCAAGACATACTGAATGCCAGGGCCGAGTTGCAGAGTAAAAGGGAAGAACAGGGAATCGAGAACGAAATCTTTCGAGTGGTAAAAAACATCAAGCAAGAAATATCAGAAATGGGAGGAATTTGCGCCGCGCCACTTGACGTCAATGATGTGAGCCTAGAATGTTAATGTGCGCGGCACCTGATCCCCGACTCCCTGTACTTGCTTCTCCGTCTTATGATAACTTCCGACATTACCATCGTGAGTGAGGTTTTTTCCAGCAAAGCCGAATGCAAAAACTCAAACGAAGAACGGCTAGTTATAAGCATTGCTCAGGATATAATGTACTGCTGTGGGAAAAGTAGAGTGAAACTGCCAAAGCACGTCAGTCTCGCTGTGTGTGTGCAACATCTTACACACCTTGGTTACTCTCCTTAACCCCGtaactgccaaatgagcgctcagggcacttatagattttactctctctaacgccaaacgattttattcgtcaatggggaaacCCTTGGCAGGAAAAGGGTTAATAGGATGGGCCATTCCTGCTTCTATGACGATTTGAGAGCAGTAGACACTAGCATCGCTACGGAGGTGCTGGCAAAGGCGCAGGAGTATGGCACTGTAGTGCCAAGCAATATATGTCCGGGCTTATTTGCCCACCTTGCTGCCGATAATAATGATATTGACGAGGAGACGCTGGATGCAAAAATACAACACACGCAACGACAATGGTGgtttatcagaaaaaaaaaaaacaataatttggaCCTAAACCACCCCAGACGCCTCTTGGCCATCATGGAAAGAGACGGCGATCGCTTCAGACCAGTGGGAGCGTTATTGATCAAGAGGAATGTTCTGTGCATGGTAATAGTCCGGTTGTTGCTGAGTATAATGGACATGTTGACAGAGAATGGGTTAAGGGAGAGAGTGATGAGCTAAAGTGTGCTTCTTCCAATGATGTATTATGGGAAATACTGAGGCTGAACGACAGATGTTTGTATTAAGATCTAGTCGTCGAAGCTTTAGACAATCAATCCATTACAAGTTGGAGCGGTTATCATTCAATTCTATTTCCCGACATTCCTCGAGCTGACAATATTGGTTATTGCCCTTTGATAGAGGGATCTTCCACGGATTTCAGTACCATCCACACCGTCCTGAAGCATGCTCAGGCAATAAGCGCTATTGTTGGACAGACAGATACAGACAAAACGTTTGACCTGGCTAGCTATACTAAAGCCAAGCAGCTGCAATGGAGGTTCTCAGCTGAATTTTCAAAAGTCATCATTCGCGTCGGCGGCTTCCACATTACGCCTAATTATCTAGCGGTAATGAGGAAGAAGTACGCAAGCTCGGGACTAGACGATCTCCTAGTTGAGTCTGGTGTGTATGGAGCGGGTGGTGTTGCGGTGCTGATGAAAGGGAAGGCCTATAATTGCGGTGTGAGTGCTCACAAACTCCTATTGGAAGCATTCTTCCGCTTATTGTGGAAGGCATTCCTTAACTGGTGCCAGAGCAGTGGTCAAGACGTTGTAAGCCGCCAACGGGACGAActttcacagaaaaaaaaggagtgCATCTCTGCAGTGATCAAGAAAAAAGGAGTAAGCACTAGCATCAGACAGCTAAGTGGAGATTTCACTCAGGTAACAGAGGCGTTCGAAAGGTGAAAGGCGACAAGACGTACTGTATCGAAGATACTCGCCTTTTGGGAAGAATATCTGGCTATGGTGAACATTGTGATTCAGTTTATCAAGACAGAGCGAAGAGCTGACTGGGACTTTCATCTTACCACATTAGCAGCTATGTTACCCCACTTCTTGGCAATGGATCGCCAAACCTATGCCAGGTGGTTGCCAATCAATCTTGCAGCTATGAATAGCCTAGCTGCAGCACATTCAAGGGTATATGAAGAATTCATGTCTGGTGGCCATGCAGTAAGTTGTTCAAGCCATCCATTTGTGCAAGTCTGGACAGACATGGCCCTCGGGCAATCTATCAATGCCGACTCTAAAGGAAAGGGAGGCATCTTCGGCATATCTCAGACCCCCACGGCCCTTCATAGACGGTTCCTGACCGCACGAAAACGTGCATCTATACCGTCGGCGCTAAAGCAGATGTATGGCCTACAATCCAATGGACAAGGAGTTCACAAGGAAGCAGCGATGAAGAGAGTTAAGCGAGATGAGGGGGACATCCTGAATCTATTGTGTTGCTTTTCAACAGGTTTGATGACAGATCCTTTCTCCTGCGGCATAACCGAGCTCAAGAATCTCGCTAGTGGTGTTGTCCTAGCTCCTGACTTGGCAGAAGCACTTGTAAGTTGTATCAACAAGGGTCCAGAGCATATGACTACTTTCATTAAAAAGCGAATCAACACGAACACCATCAGCTTTTGTGATCCAATCAGCAAACTCAAGGTGAAAACCTTTGAGACAAAAGTGAAGAAAGTACAATTCAAGGCAGCTTATGAACACTTGAAAACAGTGAAATCTGACCTGTTTGGAAGATTGATGATCATGGCGAACACCAGAGAGGTCAATATTAGAGGAGTTTTATCATACGAGTTATCTCCAGTACCATGTTCCCTAGCGCACAATGATGGAAGTTTAAGGTAAGCCACAAAAAGTGACCTTCCATCAGCTCTCGAAGATGGAATAAATTCCCCAGCAAGGCTCCCAGTCCTGGCGTCTTCCGTCATTTATATCGTGGATGGTATGGCATTGATACAGATCCACAAATCCAGTGGGGCACGTACATTTGGAGAGCTAGCCTCTAGATGCCTCGCCATTGTTGTAGCTTACCTTTCAAGAGACACATGCACTTCTGTACAACTAGTATTCGATCAGTAAAAATATGATGTCAGGAATTTTGAAATGAAgcttaagggttagggttagggttttagggttagggttagggttaggggttagggttagggttaaggttagggtttaggttagAGTTCAATGGACGCACTGAGGTACGTCATGTCTTGTCAGCAGCGAAAGCGCAAGAATGAGACGCTTCCACCAACTCTTCCACAAACAGTTTGAGGCGACACATGAAACGCGCAAACTACCAAACGTTTATCTGGAGAAGCTCTCTCGCAGCGATGCAGGACCTACAGTCTCCAGTAGGCCATGGATGGGAGCTAGAAGATGATTGTCTAAAACCAGTCTATATGATTAAGGACCCCACTCCGCGTAGTCTTATAGCGCTTACCACGTGAAACTGTAAACGATCTCAGTGCCAGGGCAATTGCTCCTGTTACAACTCAGACCTATCCTGTACGGAAGCGTGTCTGTGTATGGCTGAcgaaacatgcaaaaaaacctCACACTTCAGTTGTTCAATGTGACAGTGAGTCAAAGGAAGAGCCCGATGATGACTTGGAAGACGAAGAAGACAGAAATGGCATAGACGAGGACTAGTATGGGCCACAATACACCAAAGACCAAAATCTAAGCTCGGATGTCCACCTGAACTATTTTGATCTTAGtgcattttttttgcatttgagcAGTCGTCTAGAAGTTTTTGAGCCTTCCAGGAAGAAAACTGCCTGCATTCTGCTGGAGGTCTTGTATTTATGTTTGTATTAAGGATGATTATCTTTTCAAGCTTTGTAACTAGCATTTTAGTATAGATAACTAGATAACTAGATAACGGTGTCTAAATGAGTAATAAAATAGCAGAAACAGAAAATTTGTCTGATTGCTTTTTACAAACCGTATTTGACTACTTTGCTTTCTTAGAGTCGGGTACCCTGTGGTTTTTGGCTTCAGATATCAGCTGCTCCTTAACCCACACCTCATACAAAATAATTGAACGTGCAAACTACACTTCTAATGGCCCAGAATTCCTATTCATTTTTAATTGCGTGGGTTAAAAGAAAGGCCGATCTCTTTGAGGCTGTTATCACTCTTACTCTTGTGACATGCGCAGAAGGTGTTTCTCGGTATTAAAAGCGTCAAGTTACTCAGGAACCTAGAGGAGATAATGTAGAGAGGAACTACACTAAGTTTTCTCTGTGGTTTGAACAAAGCCCCCATCTGCTACCAGACtattagccttttttttttaatttttatttattcatttatttattttgtaaacCATAATATTCTATCGCAGTATTTCATAGTGAAATGTTTGAATGATAATATCAGTTACTAAATCTCAGTGGATTCAGTAGGCCTGTACATTTGATCTTCTCATTGAGGATACTAAAACTCAGACTGAATCGAAAGTCTCTGTAGAACATGATATTGTGATACCGAACATTGGCCAAAGAAGCAAATGCTTTCTCATAGCCATTGCCAAAAATGCCACAGTTATTACAGATATAATGGATTGTCTTAATTCATTTAATTTCTTTAGCAAAATTCACGCAGATGACTCCAGAACAAACATTCATAAGTGGAAAGTCTGGCCAAATACCTTGTAGTGCCTTGGGAAATCCTGCTCCTCAGTTTAAATGGAGCAGGAAAGACGGACAAAGTTTGAGATTCTATCATTTGACAAATGGGAGCTTGATGGTCTGGTCAATACGGAGAGAAGATAATGGAACTTACATCTGTACCATTAAACAGTCCAGAGGATTTGATTCAACAAGCGAAAAATCTCAAAGCATCATCGTTAGGGTCTTAGGTAAGAAGAGAAACAATATCTAATTGGACgtgttaaaacatcaataaaATCATCAATCTGTCCCTGGATTTGGCTAGGCATGTATTTTTCAATGCAGGGTAAAATTCTAATGTCACGATCAAGAAATATTAAgatcaaaacgaaaaaaaaaattaatcaggGAAGGCGTAGGTGTTAGTGAGAGTCCGTTgattatatatttaaaatctaagGAAGCATGCGCAAAATAGGtaggaaaagaaataaataaaaaaacagttgAAAGGAAATAAATGTCAACCATTCCTTTGTGTTGCTCTAAATGTGGAAAATACCGCAACTTATAAAAACAAATAAGctaaaaaaaaggaagtaaagGTACGGAGAATGCAAAGATTTAAGAAATGTGAAGATTGCTACCGGCCCAAAATTTAGTATCCAGTGATCTTCTAAAAAGGAAGAACGAAGTAAAATTCACGTTTATGATAACCCAAGGTGAATCCGTTGTTCAGTTGATACATGCTTATGTGTCATTGTAAGGTCATAAGATGCATAGAACCAGTGatattctttttttcccttgaagtGCCGCCAAAAGTACGTCTGTCAGGACCACATCGTCCTGTTGCTGAGGGAGACAATGTTGCTTTAACTTGCAACGTTATCGATGGTGTTCCAAAGCCTGAACCAATTCGCTGGCTGAGAGCGAAAATTTCTTTAGATGAAAAGAAGACAACCATGATCCTAAGGAGCATAAAAAATGACCAAGAAGGGACTTACACCTGTGAAACAAGTAATGAAGGAGGCTCTGCAAATGACAGCATCAAAGTCATTGTTGACAGTAAGACCTTAAAGTTCTGTTGATATTCATGAAACATGGCTAGAAAAGAACACTTGAATGACCCTACAGTGAAATACACTTTTTTTATGCAGAATGCGTTTCATTGAACGCCAAAGATATGACATGTGATCAAACCTCTTCAAGCCAAATCAACTAAGCTCTTTACGGACtctaaacaccgttaataagaACTAAGCACTCTGCTGGGCCTAGTACGTTTTCTCAAGACTGAAACATCCGTTTAAAAGTTAATAACGGTTCCCAATGCAATCAGAACATACTCAGTACTACGGACCGGGAATGTATTTCTGGCTCACAGACTAAAACCAATACCGTGAACGTGGAAAATGGTATGAAAGCCACTTCTGATCAAAAGCAACAAACTCCTATGAGACTAATTAATCATTGAATAATTAAAAGCCATCGTccgaatatatcgagaatctcaaatcagtttcgAAAAATCGAAGTTTGGCTTACACCATCCAAACAACCCTCTGATATAATTATTTCAAGAAATATTATCACGAGATACCCAAGCCTTTTACAATTGGAGAGTTTTACAAAAGTTcaaaaattcgcaaaaactTGCAATTACAATTTCATTCAATTGATTTGTCTAAATTCAAACATCTTCAAAGAATCGATACGAGCGCGCAAAAACTCCTGTTGCCTTTATTTCCCTCACATAGTTAGAAGACTTCCAAGGCTTCATGACTATGTGAAACGCtaagcaaaacatttttaattacatacCATTTTAAGGCCTTTGTTACTTACCCctctgtcttttttcttttttttcttttattgtgaaAATAACGCCCAACCTTAGTcgctaaaaattgtttttggtaAAACCAGTTATACGGCATAAAAGAACGCTTATTTTATTTGCTAAACCTGGCGTTTCAGCTCTGACTATTAAAACGCTGGCTTGTAATAAAATTATAACAGGAGCTCCTTGGACGCCGTGAGTGACAAAACGTGATATGCaaacaaagtgaaaacaaaaaatgacaaagaggaaaaaattgcacggaaattatttctttctcatagaatcacatgACCTTCATAATAACGTTTTTTGAGCTCTCGTGTGCAGCAAATCGGTACAGCGCAATGAGTCCATCTCTTGCACATGAATAGTTATTCATCtagaaaaggcaaaaaaattgcaaagataAATAACTCTGCTTTGGATTCTGCGGAGATGAAAATTGCCATTCTGACCTTTTTGagaaacaatagaaaattaCCAAGAGATCAtgaaggtgagagagtgaatcccccatataggccctctaactagggtgatccatcttaatctatttttagacatggtacccggttcttccgcgaattttactggCGCGttgcgaggcacgagagaaaaggaaagccgagggctacaacatctgtgaagaaaagttccaaaaagcttcaaagaatatcctctctgaagaagaagtagaagaactatgtgaaaggctggaaagtaagcgacatgatcttgactgtgaaatagcgaggaagcttgagtcgagtccgaaattagcattttatccatctagagcggctttaaaagaaacaattttgagcgataaaaatgtccttaatgaaataactgacgaatttgtcgacgagtttatgggatttattcacgatgtttatcacacaaagatgacggcaacagacaaaaaggctgtattgttgataagctggtcaagttcatgggaatttgttacctgaatcaatttacgtttcatagctttatcaatattcaagttcgaaccagtgaaattaacattaaagtcaccgagtaaaatcaactcaatgttgtcaggtaacgcggataatgaagtatccagatcttgaataaatgacttgaataaattcataacttctgatactaaaatttcatgataaatTTATGGGtggatggtattttggattctattttagaaaagaacacacttgattgctgcatagctccgcgtacagtctagcaagagaaggttttcaattttttttctatcacagagattccatattctttctttactacaaaacaaatttaggctggttttcttccgtttgttcgacggtgcgttagaaacttcaaactttcgtttcgagggagcgcggtccgccattactctcctcctttgtttcctccacgaaaacacgcaacgcgggaagaTCGCGcaagtaaaattcgcggaagaactgggtaccatgtctaaaaatagattaaggtggattaccctagttagaggtcctatatgggggattcactctctcaccttgatgatctcttgaaaATGACATAACTttacatgaaaaaaacaaagttattTTTGCTGCATCGAATTTGTAATTATGCTATAAACTTTAATATATCTCTATTTTGTTACTATGATTTAGAAAGATTCAGGATTAGGCAACCTAAATCTTTTCGCACTTTCAAATGTGGAAGCAGTTTTCACGGGTTTCattaaaaaagtaaataaataaattaaaaaaaaaattataatataaaataaaaaaccggAAAAATGTCACTGTAATCATTAGGGGTTTTTACGACAATGTATTTTTTCGtgataaaaatttcttttaaacctGTGTTTATTGATGcgaaataattaataaatatcaTTTGGTAAATCAGTCCGGTTTGCTTTTCGGGTGTAACACAATCCTCCTCAAACGTTGCGTTACATCCGTAGACAATCAAATGTTTGAGCTTAAATCAAATCCTTGCCAAAACCATTCTAAAGAGGAATTGTGGTAAAGAATTATACAGAATAGATCTTGAACAACTGCATATGGCGTTCCGTTGCagtcaaaatatccagatagcgaaatgttattccaaaagca comes from Acropora muricata isolate sample 2 unplaced genomic scaffold, ASM3666990v1 scaffold_757, whole genome shotgun sequence and encodes:
- the LOC136908285 gene encoding cell adhesion molecule 4-like, whose amino-acid sequence is MTPEQTFISGKSGQIPCSALGNPAPQFKWSRKDGQSLRFYHLTNGSLMVWSIRREDNGTYICTIKQSRGFDSTSEKSQSIIVRVLVPPKVRLSGPHRPVAEGDNVALTCNVIDGVPKPEPIRWLRAKISLDEKKTTMILRSIKNDQEGTYTCETSNEGGSANDSIKVIVDSKTLKFC